In Aptenodytes patagonicus chromosome 6, bAptPat1.pri.cur, whole genome shotgun sequence, one genomic interval encodes:
- the FBXO45 gene encoding F-box/SPRY domain-containing protein 1 translates to MAAGPGGGGGSSSSSGGAAAAAGGPGWRLPGRVLELVFSYLELRELRSCALVCKLWHRVLHGDENSEVWRSLAARCLAEEALRTDILCNVPTYKGKVRAFHHAFSTNDCSRNVYIKKNGFTLHRNPIAQSTDGARTKIGFSEGRHAWEVWWEGPLGTVAVIGIATKRAAMQCQGYVALLGSDDQSWGWNLVDNNLLHNGEVNGSFPQCNNAPKYQIGERIRVILDMEDKTLAFERGYEFLGVAFRGLPKVCLYPAVSAVYGNTEVTLVYLGKPLDG, encoded by the exons atggcggcgggccccggcggcggcggcggcagcagcagcagcagcgggggggcggcggcggcggcgggagggccggGCTGGCGGTTGCCGGGGCGGGTGCTGGAGCTGGTCTTCTCCTACCTGGAGCTGCGGGAGCTGAGGAGCTGCGCGCTGGTCTGTAAGCTGTGGCATCGCGTCCTGCACGGCGACGAGAACAGCGAGGTGTGGCGCAGCTTGGCGGCCCGCTGCCTGGCGGAGGAGGCCCTGCGCACTGACATCCTCTGCAACGTGCCCACCTACAAGGGCAAG GTCCGTGCCTTCCACCACGCCTTCAGCACCAACGATTGCTCACGGAATGTCTACATCAAGAAGAACGGCTTCACGCTGCACCGCAACCCCATCGCCCAGAGCACGGATGGGGCACGGACCAAGATAGGCTTCAGTGAGGGCCGCCACGCCTGGGAGGTGTGGTGGGAGGGCCCGCTGGGCACTGTGGCCGTCATCGGCATTGCCACGAAGCGGGCGGCCATGCAGTGCCAGGGTTATGTGGCCCTGCTGGGGAGTGACGaccagagctggggctggaacCTGGTGGACAATAACTTGCTGCATAACGGAGAGGTGAACGGCAGTTTCCCCCAGTGCAATAACGCGCCCAAATACCAG ATAGGTGAAAGGATTCGAGTTATCCTGGACATGGAAGACAAAACATTAGCGTTTGAGAGGGGCTATGAGTTCTTGGGAGTTGCCTTCAGAGGACTGCCAAAAGTTTGCCTGTATCCAGCAGTGTCTGCTGTGTATGGTAACACAGAAGTGACTTTGGTCTACCTGGGAAAACCTCTGGATGGATGA